TGGAGCTGCACGGACAGCTCGCCGATCGTGAACAGCGACGCCACCGTCGCGTCCTCGCGGAGCTCCTCGACGGACCGATGCAGGTCGTCGCGCGTCGAGTGCGCGTCCGCCGAGGCCGCGACGGTGCGGTTCTCCGGGAGCACGAACCGCCAGCGCCAGTCGTCGCCGTCCGTGTACGTCTGGAACGCCGCGGTCTCCATCGTCCGGATCTCCGCGTGGAGGTCCGACGTCAACGCGTTCATCGCCTCTCGTGCGCCCGAGCGCGAGTCGTGGACGTGCGGGTCCGCCGCGATGAGCTTCCCGGCCTCGTCGATGAGTCGCCACGCCCAGCCGTCCGCGTCGTCGTCGCGGAAGATCTCGAACGCGGCCGTGTCGATCTCGATGATGTCGGCGTCCGGCGCCTTCTCCTTCAGCGTGAACATCGCCTCGGTCGCTTCGCCGCGCGAGTCGTGCTCCGCGCCCGAGTCCGCCATCACCGCGCCGTCCTCGTCGATGAGCCGCCACCGCCACTCGCCGCTGTCGGCCTCGTACACCTGGAACGCGGCCTCCTCGAACTCGATGAGGTCCGCCTCCGCGGCCTGACTCCGGACGCGCTCGATGCCCTCGCGCGCCGCCTCGTCGCTCTCGTGCGCTTCCGTGCTGTCTGCGACTACCGACCGGTCCTGCGTGACCAGACGCCAGTGCCACTCCTCGCCGTCGGGGTACGTCTCGTACGCCGCCCCGTCGACCTCGACGACGTCCGCCTCGGCCGCACCCGACTGCAGAGCGCGCGCGCCTCGCTCCGCGCTCGCGCGGTCGGCGAGCGGTTCGTGGTGGCGCGCGATGACGTCGTCGGCGTCGTCGACGAGCCGCCACTGCCAGTCGTCGCCGTCGTCGAACACCTCGTACGTCGGGTTGCCGGCGACCGTCGTCGACGCGTCCTCGAGGTCCGAGAGCACGCGCTCGACGGCCGCTTCGGCGGACCGCCGGCCGTCGTACGCGGTCCGCGAACTCACGAGCTCGCGCTGGTCCGAGTCGAGGATGCGCCACCGCCAGCCGTCGCCGGCCTCGTGGAGTTCCACACCGTAGGATTCGAGGACGATCGTACGGCCGTCGGCGAGCAGGTCGCCGGCGTGCTCGGCCTGGTCGACCGCCGACGAGCGACTGTTCGCGGCGGCGACGCCCGAGGCGAGCGCGCGTCGTTCGTCGTCGAGGAGCTCCCAGTGCCAGCCGTCGTCGTCCTGGTGGTAGTTGAACGCCGCCCCCTCGATGTCGACTATCTCCGCGGTCGGCGCGCGGTCCTTGAGGAAGCTGACGTCGTCCTCCGCGCCGTCGCGCGCGTCGAACTCCGCCTGGCTCTCGGCGACGACGCCGCCGTCGTCGCGCATCAGGAGCCACCGCCAGCCGTCCTCTGCGCTCTCGTACAGGCGGAACGCGGCGGTCGTGATCTCCAGCAGGCGCGCGTTCCCGATCTGTTCCTTGAGGTCGTCGATGGCGTCCTCGGCGTCCGGTCGCGTTCGAGCGCTCCCGGTCGCGCTCGCCATCGCTTCCTCGTGGACGACGTTCCACGTCCAGTCGCCGTAGTCGTCGCGGTGGACGGCGAACATCGCGTCCTCCTCGGCCTCGCCGAGCATGATCGGCGGATGCTCGTCGATCCCCTCGGCCTCGACGAGCATCGCGCGTTCGCCCGTGAGGACGGGGACGAGTCCGGTGATGCCCGCGAGGATCCCGCACCCGACGGCGTACACGGCCATCACGGTCGGTTCGCCCTGGGCTGGCGTCCACTCGCCGGGGTACGCCTGCAGGAAGAGGACGACGCCACCGAGCGCGACGGCGAGCCCGACGACGCTCGCCTGGATGCCGCGGCGACGAACCGGGAGCAAGAGGACGATTCCGAACAGCGCGATGGCGAGCCCGAACGCCGACACCGAGAACGATATCTCCCTGAGGAGGAAGTTCGTCGTGCTCCGGGACTGTGCCGGCCCGAGGATGTAGACGACCACCCCGAGCATCCCCGAGAGGTACCCCACGATGAACACCCAGTACCCGTAGACGTCCTTCGCCGAATCCGCGTCCCCGACGTACTGCTCGTACAGCCGGAACAACCCACTTTCAACGCTACGAATTCCAGACATTGACTAACACACTTGGCCAAAACAACTATTAGGATAAGAATATTCGGATACCCATCGCTACTGGTTATTTCTCGATTCGTACAGGTTCGACGACGTCTGCATCAGATTTCGTTACCACCCGACTAGCAGGACGACCAGCCGTCGCGAGAATCGGTCGCTGTCGCCCGGTCAGCGGAGGGTCGCACCCGCGGGATGCGTGCGCGTCACGACCGGATCGTAGCCCGCGTCCGACAGCCCGGTCCCGAGCGCGAACACCGTGTCGCCGAGCATCGCCATCGCCGCCTCCCCGTCCACGTCGTTCACGTCCAGGATCGCCTCCCGGACGTCGTCCGTCAACAGTCCGGCCTCGCGCGCGAACGCTCGCGAGGCGTACACGAACGACCGGAGCGTCGGCTCGCCGACGACGCGAGACAGCGCGGTCTTCCCCGCCTCACTCAACTTGGTCGTGTTCCCCGCGAGCACATCCTCCGTCGACAGCTCGCCGAACGAGACGTACTCGACGCGCGCCTGCGCCGGAATCGCGTCCAGGAGATTGTGCTGTGGCCCACCCGGCTCCAGCCGGATCGGGACGCCGCCCTTCGCCTGCGCCACCACGTCCCCAAGCCCCGTCCCCGACTGGACCTCCGCACCGTGCGCGATCGTCACCAGCTCGTTCTCCGACAGCCGCCGGTCGAACGCGCGGTTCGCCGCCAGCGCCGCCCCGAGCGCCATCGCACCCGACACCCCGAACCCCGCACCCAGCGGCAACTCCGTCTCCGCCGACACCGTCGCCTCCACCTCCAACGCATCCAGCACGCGTCCCACCGGCTCCACGTCGATCGAGCTATCGTTCAAGTAGACCGCGGTCTCCTCGCTCGCCCGAACCGTCACGTCCACGCCCGCCGCGAGCGTCACGCCAGCCCCACGCGACCCCGCCACCGTCGGATCCTCGTCCGGGTGCGAACTGAAAAAACCCGTCACGTGCCCCGGCACGAACGCCGTCGCTTCATCGCTCATACCACCGAACACTCCTGCGTGGTTTAATGACTTATCGTCTCGCGGCCGACCACGACCGCCTCGCGAACCACCCACGCCGCGACGCCAGAACCAACCGACCGCAACCACTCAAAATCACGTCTCGCTTGCTCGCCAGGTCCTCGCCCTTACGGGCTCAGAGGCTGGCGATCTCGCGGGAATCCGCTCACTCCGTTTCACTCCGCTCGCTATTCCCACGCTCCAGAACAGCGCCCTTCGCCCTACGGGCTCAGGCGCTGTCTGTCGCGCGGGAACAACACAGCCTCACGAATGTTACCCAGGCCGAGCATCGTCATGACGAGACGCTCCCCGCCCAGGCCCCAGCCGGCGTGCGGCGGCATGCCGTACTTGAACATCTTCGTGTAGTACTCGAACTCCTCGGGGTCCAGGCCCTGCTGCTCGAACCCTTCGACGAGCGCGTCGTACCGATGCTCGCGCTGGCCGCCCGAGACGAGCTCCATCGTCGGATGCATGAGGTCGAACCCCGTCGACGTCTCCGCGTCGTCGTCGTAGTCCTTGATGTAGAACGGCTTGATCTCGCTCGGCCAATCCATCACGAAGTAGTGCTCGCCGATCTCGTCGCCGAGCACGTGCTCGGCCTCCGTCGACAGGTCGTCGCCGTACACGAGTCGCTCGTCGAGCTCGCCCGTCGCGTTCACGCGGTCCAGCGCCTCCTCGTACGTCAGTCGCGGGAACCCGCCCTCGGGCACCGCGAAGGAATCCTGCATGTCGAGCGCCGCCAGCTGCTCCTGGCAGTTCTCGCTGACGGCCTCGTACGCCGCGACGACGATGCCCTCGACGACGTCCATCGCGTCCTCGTGGTCGCAGAATGCGCCCTCGAAGTCGATGCTCGTCGCCTCGTTCAGGTGCCGGGGCGTGTTGTGCTCTTCCGCGCGGAAGATCGGGCCGATCTCGAACACGCGCTCCAGACCACTGCCCGCCATCAGCTGCTTGAACAGCTGCGGGCTCTGGTTCATGAACGCCTCCTCGCCGAAGTACGACACCGGGAACAGCTCCGTCCCGCCTTCGGTGCCAGTAGCGACGATCTTCGGCGTGTTGATCTCCGTACAGCCGACCGACCGGAAGTACTCGCGCGCCGCCCGCATGACTTCCGCGCGAATCTCGAAGATCGCCTTCGTCTCCGGCTTCCGGAGGTCGAGCGTGCGGTTGTCCAGGCGCGTCGGCAACTCCGCGTCCACCTTCCCCGACGGATCGAGCGGCAACTCGGTGTCCGCCGGCGCAACCAGCTCGAACGACTCCGGGACGAGCTCGACGTCCGTCGGCGCCCGCGGCTCCTCCTTCACGTCACCAGAGAACGACACCACGCTCTCCCGAGCCACGTCCAGCGCACTCTCGACGAGTTCCTCGTCCATCTCGTCCTTCTCGATCTTCACCTGGAGCTTCCCGGTCTTGTCGCGAACGATGAGGAACGCGATCCCACCGAGGTCCCGGACCTCGTGCACCCAGCCCGCGATCGTCGCCGACTCGCCGGGCGTCACGTCCGCCGCATACGTACGGTTCTCGAAACTCATACCTACCCGTTCCCGAGGCGTCCAAATAAAGACAGTCTTTCGTCCGCGTGCTGGGTTTTCTCACACTGACTCCCGGTTCGAGCCAACCGACCACGCACACGACCCGCTCCTCCACCGTCTCTACTAGGAGAGTGCCCGCCACAACGACCGAACAGAACGCCCCCGCACGCTCGACCCGCTCGTTCATCGTATATCCTTCGAGCCCGACCCCCACGACGACCGACCAGAACGCCCCCGCGCGCTGGACCCGCTCCTTCACCGTATATCCTTCGAGCTCGACCCCCCACGACGACCGACCAGAACGCCCCCGCACGCTCGACCCGCCGGGACCGCACCTGCGCTCCTCGGCGTCGCTCCGCTCGCCTGCGGTGCTTGATGGGTCCGGGCGGGACCGACCGCGCGGCCCCGTTCAGTCCCACCCGACCGCAACCGCCACGTAGCCTCGTCCTCCCCAGCCGATTCCTCCCTCACTTCGTTCGGTCGTCATCCCTCGCACGGTTTCGACGCAGACGCACTCGTCTTCACTCGTGCGTCTGCGACACCGCGCGCCAGCCGGCCGACGAACGGTCCATTCGACCCACCAATCCGGCCGCGAGCGGCGCGCGAAGCGTCGCGCGAGCGCGCTGCGAGCAGGGGGAGGGCAGGTCGCGGCGCGGTCGCGGTTGCGGCGCGGTCGCGGTTGCGGCGCGGTCGCGGTTGCGGTGCGGTCGCGGTTGCGGTGCGGTCGCGGTTGCGTCGAGGTCGCGGTGGGTGGGACTGAAAGGGGCGGCGCGCTCGGGCGGCCTCGCGACGCAAGCACCGCAGCGAAGCGAGGAGCGCAGCGAGCGCGGGCGGTCGAGCGCGGCGGGGCTTTCTGGGCGGTCGCGGTTCGGTGCGTGGTGGTCTTCGCAGGAGACGAACTGAATCACGCCGAGCTGCGTGGTGAGGAGCGCGGCGGGGCTTTCTGCGTGGTCGCAGTCCCGAACGCGGTCGTCGCGAGTCCAGTCGGTACGGGTCGAGAACTGCCGGCGGGAGAATCGAGCGCGAATCCCGCGAGAACGCGGCCTAGGCGTCCTTTGCGCCGTTGACGGTTTCGGTGACGGCGTCGACGCCCTGGTCGTGGACGAGGTCGCCGACGACGACGACGTCGGCGTGTTCGCCCATGAGGTTCGCGGACTCGTAGTCGTGGATGCCGCCGCCGTAGAACAGCGTCGCGTCCTCGAGCGCGTCCCCCGCGGCCGCGACCTTCTCGGGGTCGCCGAGCGTCCCCGAGTACTCGACGTACACGACGTCCTGGCCGAACATCTGCTCGGCGACTTCCGCGTACGCCGCGACGTCGTCCGCGGCCAGGTCGCAGTCCGCGTCCGTATACTCCGCCACGCTCGCCTCGGGATTCATCACGATGTAGGCCTCCGTCGTCGTCCGCTCCCAGTCCAGGCCGTTCTCGATCCGCACCCACTCCTTGTGCGCGCCCGTCACCCAGAACACGTCCCCCGCGTTGAACACGACCGGCACGAGGTAGCCGTCGAGCACCGGCGAATCCACCACCACGCTCGGGTTCGACGGCTCCTGGTAGACGGGGAGGTCGTACTCGGCCGCCCGCTCGATGAACGACACCATCTTCTCCTCGGTCATCCCGAGCGTCCCACCGATCTCCAGCGCGTCGGTCCCACACGCCGCCACGTCGGCGAACGTCTCGTCCTCGTACAGCTCCTTGTCCGGGTCCAACTTCAGGACGTGATCCCAGTCCGCCCACGGCTCGCTCATACCCCCAGAACCCCGGCGCGAGGGTAAAGCACCTTCGGTAGATGGACAGGTGACGTACCCCGAGTGGGTCGTCGATTTTTCTGGTGTCGCCTTCGTGCCGTGCGTTTTAATTGTCTCAGTTGTATGGGGGCGGTATATGGTGGAGAATTTCAGCGAGAAGGCGGATTTCATCTGGGAGATTGCCGACCTTCTCCGGGGGGATTACAAGCAGTCGGAGTATCAGAAGGTCGTCCTCCCGCTCACGGTCTTGCGCCGCCTCGATTGCGTGACGGAGCCGACGAAGGACGAGGTGCTCGCGCGGGCGGCGGAACTGGAGGATGCGGGTATCGAGAACAAGGCGCCGATGTTGAAGGATGCGTCGGGCGAGGCGGTGTACAACACGAGCGAGTACACGTTCGAGTCGCTGTGTTCGGACCCGGACGACATCGCGGAGAACCTCCAGTACTACATCAATCAGTACGACGAGGACACGAAGGAGATCTTCGACAAGTTCGACTTCGACCATCAGATTCAGCGGCTCGACGATGCGGATCTGCTGTACAAGGTCATCCGGCAGTTTTCGGAGATTCCCCTTCATCCGGACGAGGTCCCGAACGAGGAGATGGGGTACATCTACGAGGAGCTCATTCGGAAGTTCAACGAACTCAGCAACGAGACGGCTGGGGAGCACTTCACGCCGCGGGAGGTCATCGAGTTGATGGTGAATCTCATCTTCGACGAGGACGACGAGGTGCTGTCGGAGGAGGGCGCGGTGCGGACGGTGTACGACCCGGCGTGTGGGACGGGTGGGATGCTGAGCGTCGCGCAGGACCACGTGCGCGAGTTAAACGAGGCGGCGAACCTGCACGTTTTCGGGCAGGAGTTGAACCCGGAGTCGTATGCGGTCTGTAACTCGGACATGCTCATCAAGGGCCAGAATCCGGACAACATCGTGTACGGGAACTCGTTCACCGACGACGGGTTCGACGACCGGAAGTTCGATTACATGCTCTCCAATCCGCCGTTCGGGGTCTCCTGGAAGAAGGTCAAGGACTACATTGAGCGCGAACACGAAGAGCAAGGGTACGCTGGTCGGTTCGGTGCCGGAACGCCGCGGGTGAGCGACGGTGCATTCCTGTTCCTCCAGCACATGCTGAGCAAGATGAAGGACCCCGACGACGGTGGGTCCCGCGTCGCCATCGTCTTCAACGGGTCGCCGCTGTTCACGGGCGGTCCGAACAGCGGCGAGTCAGCCATCCGGCGGTGGATCATCGAGTACGACTGGCTGGAAGCCATCGTCGGTCTCCCCGAGAACCTGTTCTACAACACGGGGATTCACACGTACATCTGGGTGCTGAACAACGACAAGCCCGAGAAACGCGCTGGAAAAATCCAACTCATCGACGCTCGCGAGATGTACGAGGAGATGGACGAAAGCCTCGGAGAGAAGCGTCATAAACTCTCGGCGAACCATATCGATGAGATTACGGAGATTTTCGGCGACTTAGAGGCGAACGGACGGTCAAAGGTGTTTGATAAGGAGGAATTCGGTTATCGACGCATCGTTATCGACCGCCCACTCCGAATGAGTTTCCAAGCGACCGAGGAGCGCATCGAAGATTTGCATGACGAACGGGCGTTCACCAACCGGGACAAGGAGACTCAGAAAGCCGTAAAAGAAGCACTGATGGCTCTGGATCCGGAAATACAGTGGTTGAATCGCGACGAGTTCATGGATGAGGTCGAGTTGGCGTTCAACACGCATGGTGTGGATGTTCGAAACAGTGTCTATAATGCCATTGAACGTGCGCTTGGTGAACAAAATCCTGATGCTGAAATCGTGAGAGACAGTAATGGTGACCCGGAGCACGATACCGACCTACGGGACCGTGAGCGCGTGCCATTGGGCGAGGACCCTATCGAGTATTTTGAGCGGGAAGTAAGGCCCCACGTTGAAAACGCGTGGGTTAATAGAGAGAATAAATATTACGACGAAAAAGATGACAAGCTAGGAAAAGTAGGGTATGAAATAAATTTCAATAAATACTTTCACCAGTATGAACCGCCTCGCTCGTTGGAGAAAATTAATGAGGATATTGAGCATACAGGTGAGGAAATCGTTGAGTTACTGAAAGAGGTCAGTAAATGAAGAACCCAGCAAGTGCCAAAGCAAACCGGGTTGAGAGCACATTTCCTGAATTACCTACTGAATGGGAGTGGGTGAGCCTAAAACACCTCTGCTCAATATCGGCAGAGTACGGGCTAAATATTTCATCTAGTGAATATGGCGATGATGGAATTCGCTTGATCAGGACAACTGATATTTTGGAAAAGGGTGCCCTCCAAGAGAATGATGCAGTCTACATACCACCATCTGAGGCAGGAGACACTATTTTGAAAGATGGTGATATATTGATATCTAGGAGCGGGACAGTGGGTCTTCCATTCCGATATGATAGTTCAATCCACGGTCCTTGCACCTTTGCTAGTTATCTGGTTAGATTCCGACCGCAAGACCATCTCGATTCGCGTTTCTTTGAATATTTCACCCAGTCAAAACTTTTTGAGGAACTAGTTAATGCTGAGCGTAGTGAGTCAACTATCTCGAACGTCTCTGGTCGGAAATTTGCGCAATTCTCCTTCCCTAAACCCCCAGTTGAAAGGATGAGATTGGTAGCAGACTATCTCGACTTTCATATAGAAACTATAGATGAATTAATAAAATATAAAAAGAATCTGTTAGGGCTGTTGGACGAGAAACGAAGGGCTGTTATAGAGGACTTCATGGCCTCTGACGGGAAATCTGTACCACTCAAATATCTCGTGGATTCCACTCCTGGCTATGCGTTCCCAAGTGCTGAGTTCACTACTAATTCAGAAAATATGAGGCTTCTAAGGGGTGTGAACGTAGGAGTTGGGGAACTCAATTGGGACGAGACTGTTTATTGGCCAGAAGAGAAAATTGATGACTTTGAGGATTTTCTCCTACAACCAGGCGATATTGTCCTTGGAATGGACCGTCCTTGGATTAGTGACGGAATTCGCGTGGCAAAACTGGACGAATCTGATTGCCCCTCGCTTCTAGTACAACGAGTCCTACGAATCCGAGCAAAAGCGGGAGTTGACCAGAAGTACGTGAGGATGATATTAGAGAGTGAGAGGTTTCGCCAGTATTTTGAACCAATAACGACCGGTGTAAGTGTCCCACACATAAGTCGCGAACAGGTGAACGAGTTTGAGGTGCCGCTTCCCCAGGAATCGTCGCAAACTTCTATTTCAGCGAAGTGGGTAGATTTCTGTAAGACAAAAGAACGATTGGAAGAGACTATTAACCAATCAATCCGCCTTCTCGAAGAAAAACGCCTAGCCCTAATCACCAAAGCAGTCACTGGGCAAATCGATTTAAGTGACTGGCAGCAGTCTGACAAGCAAGATGCGACGATATGAGTAAGGATCACGAGGAAGGGGCGTTCGAGAAGGCGATAGAGGCGCATTTAGTCGAAGAGGATGGGTACGAGTCGATTCCATCGGACGAATTCGATCAGGAGCGGGGTATCTTCCCGAGTGTCGTGATTTCGTTCGTGCAGGAGACGCAACCGGAGAAGTGGAAGAAGCTCGAAACTGCGTACAAGGGGAATGCGCGCAAGCAGTTCCTCCAGCAACTCACGAGCGCGCTGGAGAACCAGGGGACGCTCAACGTGCTCTGTCACGGATTCCGTATTGCCGGCACCGCGATCGACCTCGCAGCGTTCAAACCAAACACCGGGCTGAATCCCGAGATCGAACGCAAGTACAAGGCGAACAAGCTAGGCGTCACGAGACAGTTCTACTACTCGCTCACCGACCCCGGGAAGAGCATCGACCTCGCACTCAGCGTCAACGGCATCCCCGTCGCCACCGCCGAACTCAAGAACAAGCTCACCGACCAGAGCATCGAAGACGCGAAACGCCAGTACGAGACCGACCGCGACCCCGCCGACCCCGTCCTCTCGTTCAAGCGCGGCGCGCTCGTGCACTTCGCCGTTGACCAACACGAGGTCGCGTACACCACCGAACTCGCCGGCGACGACACGCACTTCCTCCCGTTCAACAGGGGTCACGACGGCGGCAGCGGGAACCCCCCGCTCAAATCCGGCCACCGGACCGCGTACCTCTGGGAAGACGTCTGGGAGAAAGACAGCTGGATGGAGATCATCAAGCGGTTCATCCACATCGACGAAGAGGAGATCGTCGAAGGCGGCGTGAAGGTCGACACCGAGGAGACGATGATCTTCCCGCGCTACCACCAACTCGAATCCGTCAGGGAACTCGTCGCCAGCGCACGCCAGAACGGTGCCGGCGAAGACTACCTCGTCCAGCACTCCACCGGGAGCGGAAAGAGCAAGTCCATCGCGTGGCTCGTCCACCGACTCGTCTCCCTCCACGACGAAGACGACGAATCCGTTTTCGACGGCGTCGTCGTCGTCACCGACCGCACGATACTTGACGAACAACTCCGGAACACCATATACGAACTCGACCACAAGACCGGAGTCGTTCACGCGATCAAAGACGAAGGGCAATCCAAGTCCGAAGAACTCGCGCAGGCACTCGAAGCCGGGAAGCCAGTCATCATCACGACGCTCCAGACGTTCCCGTACGTCATCGAACACACCAAGGGACTCCCCGACCGGAAGTACGGCGTCGTCGTCGACGAAGCACACAGCAGCCAGACCGGCGAGATGGCCAAGGAGATGAAGCAGATTCTCGCCGGCCAAGACATCGAGGAGGACGACGACTGGGAGGACATCCTCGCCAAGAGCGCGCAAGCCCGCGGCCAGCAGGAGAACCTGAGCTTCTTCGCGTTCACCGCCACGCCGAAAGGGAAGACGCTCGAAGCGTTCGGGCACGTCCCCGAAGACGGTGACAAACCCGAACCGTTCCACCTCTACTCCATGCGGCAAGCCATAGAGGAGGGGTTTATCCTCGACGTCCTCCAGCACTACACGACCTACGACACCTTCTCCGAAATCGCGAAAGCGATCGAGGAGAATCCACAGGTGCCGAAGAAGAAGGCCGTGAAGGCCGTCGCGAACTTCCTCAAATTCCACCCGCATAACATCTCCCAGAAGGTCAAGGTCATCGTCGAGCACTTCCGGAATCACACCCAGCACAAGATCGGCGGGCAGGCGAAGGCGATGGTCGTCACCTCCTCGCGCCTCCACGCCGTCCGGTACAAGAAAGCGATCGACGACTACGTCGAAGACAACGGCTACACCGACTTGAGTGCGCTCGTCGCGTTCAGCGGCACCGTCGAGGACGACGGCATCGAGCACACGGAAAAGGGGATGAACGACGGCATCAAGCAGTCCGAACTCCCGAGCAAGTTCGAGACCCAGGAGTACCAGGTGCTCGTCGTCGCCGACAAGTACCAGACCGGGTTCGACGAACCGCTCCTGCACACGATGTACGTCGACAAGAACCTCTCCGGGATTCAAGCCGTCCAGACGCTCTCGCGTCTCAACCGAACGCATCCCGGGAAGGACGATACGTTCGTCCTCGACTTCGTGAACGACCAAGAGGACATCTACGAGGCGTTCGAACCCTACTACGAGCGAACGACCGTCGAGGAGACAACCGACCCACAGCACATATACAAGCTCGAATCCGACCTCGACGCGTTCCAAATCTACACCGACAAGGAGGTCGAGAAGTTTGCCGCAGCCTTCTTCGGCCCAGACAACACCGGGACGGACCAGTCTCACGCAGAACTGGAGAGTCACATCCAACCCGCGCGCGACCGATTCAAATCGAAGGGCGAGGAAGTCAAGGACGACTTCCGGTCGACGCTGAAATCGTTCCTTAGACTGTACAAGTTTCAGTCCCAGATCGTGAACTACTCCGACCCTGAACTGGAGAAGCTCTACACTTTTGGACGATTCCTCTACAAGGAGCTACCGAGTGCGTCCGCGTCTTCTCGCGTGGAGTTCAACGACGAACTCGCTCTCCAGTACTATCGACTGGAGAAGTCCGAAGAAGGTGCAATCGACCTCCAGTCGTCCTCCCGAGAGGTTTCCGTCCCGACGGACACCGGGACCCGACAGCAGGACGAAGAGGAAGTCGACCTCTCGACCATCATCGACCAGATCAACGAGAAGTTCGGGACCGACTTCACCGAAGCGGACAAGCTCTTCCTCGACCAGCTCAAGGAGGACGCACTGGAGAAGGACGACCTCCAGAAATCTGCTCAGGTGAACAGCAAGGAGAACTTCGCGCTACAGTTCGACGAAGAACTGACGAAGATGATCATCGACCGTCGAGAGCGCAACCATGACCTGTTCAAGGAGTTCATGGACAACGACGACCTCCGGGACGCAATAACCGAACACCTCCGAAATCAGGTGTATCAGGAGAGTCAAACCGTCGAAAGCTGACACCGATTTCGCGCTTTCCGAGCCCTGACGACCGAAGTTAGGCTTTCGCTTGCCAGGTCCGGATCTGGTCTTCGCTGACGCCGTCGACGCTGCCCGCGATCTGGTCGGGGTCGGCGTCCGTCAGCGCGTCCAGACTTTCGATGCCGGCGGCGGCGAGTTTC
Above is a genomic segment from Halorubellus sp. JP-L1 containing:
- a CDS encoding restriction endonuclease subunit S → MKNPASAKANRVESTFPELPTEWEWVSLKHLCSISAEYGLNISSSEYGDDGIRLIRTTDILEKGALQENDAVYIPPSEAGDTILKDGDILISRSGTVGLPFRYDSSIHGPCTFASYLVRFRPQDHLDSRFFEYFTQSKLFEELVNAERSESTISNVSGRKFAQFSFPKPPVERMRLVADYLDFHIETIDELIKYKKNLLGLLDEKRRAVIEDFMASDGKSVPLKYLVDSTPGYAFPSAEFTTNSENMRLLRGVNVGVGELNWDETVYWPEEKIDDFEDFLLQPGDIVLGMDRPWISDGIRVAKLDESDCPSLLVQRVLRIRAKAGVDQKYVRMILESERFRQYFEPITTGVSVPHISREQVNEFEVPLPQESSQTSISAKWVDFCKTKERLEETINQSIRLLEEKRLALITKAVTGQIDLSDWQQSDKQDATI
- a CDS encoding type I restriction endonuclease subunit R, with product MSKDHEEGAFEKAIEAHLVEEDGYESIPSDEFDQERGIFPSVVISFVQETQPEKWKKLETAYKGNARKQFLQQLTSALENQGTLNVLCHGFRIAGTAIDLAAFKPNTGLNPEIERKYKANKLGVTRQFYYSLTDPGKSIDLALSVNGIPVATAELKNKLTDQSIEDAKRQYETDRDPADPVLSFKRGALVHFAVDQHEVAYTTELAGDDTHFLPFNRGHDGGSGNPPLKSGHRTAYLWEDVWEKDSWMEIIKRFIHIDEEEIVEGGVKVDTEETMIFPRYHQLESVRELVASARQNGAGEDYLVQHSTGSGKSKSIAWLVHRLVSLHDEDDESVFDGVVVVTDRTILDEQLRNTIYELDHKTGVVHAIKDEGQSKSEELAQALEAGKPVIITTLQTFPYVIEHTKGLPDRKYGVVVDEAHSSQTGEMAKEMKQILAGQDIEEDDDWEDILAKSAQARGQQENLSFFAFTATPKGKTLEAFGHVPEDGDKPEPFHLYSMRQAIEEGFILDVLQHYTTYDTFSEIAKAIEENPQVPKKKAVKAVANFLKFHPHNISQKVKVIVEHFRNHTQHKIGGQAKAMVVTSSRLHAVRYKKAIDDYVEDNGYTDLSALVAFSGTVEDDGIEHTEKGMNDGIKQSELPSKFETQEYQVLVVADKYQTGFDEPLLHTMYVDKNLSGIQAVQTLSRLNRTHPGKDDTFVLDFVNDQEDIYEAFEPYYERTTVEETTDPQHIYKLESDLDAFQIYTDKEVEKFAAAFFGPDNTGTDQSHAELESHIQPARDRFKSKGEEVKDDFRSTLKSFLRLYKFQSQIVNYSDPELEKLYTFGRFLYKELPSASASSRVEFNDELALQYYRLEKSEEGAIDLQSSSREVSVPTDTGTRQQDEEEVDLSTIIDQINEKFGTDFTEADKLFLDQLKEDALEKDDLQKSAQVNSKENFALQFDEELTKMIIDRRERNHDLFKEFMDNDDLRDAITEHLRNQVYQESQTVES